From Candidatus Babeliales bacterium, the proteins below share one genomic window:
- the dnaN gene encoding DNA polymerase III subunit beta yields MHKKTKISSTSCILFHVSNKELILKATDLEISLQYSCQLLESSVENVQFLVPGKKIFDVVKEMAGDIECIFDDNQLTLKAEKKINISFNIKRAEEFPPLPERIENLMQLDSLFLSNMLGKVSFLIPQNNATPSLNGLFLEISSKDFKLTTTDGHCLAQVTSEKYVLDKERKWLLPRRAIFELKKILENSNAPSIFLGMCDNQLVFSGDRFNFFTKLLADEFPKYESILQHDSFTPATMNKSDLVKTLRRSACLLSGQFLATNFMFSKNNLKVSLKNSEIGNLDEMLPIDNFTSENLEMRFYSPYLLQGLQSFDNEQITCFLKSNTRPIIFKAIDDSCHLMYLVMPVSANNP; encoded by the coding sequence TTGCACAAAAAGACAAAGATTTCTTCAACGTCTTGCATTTTGTTTCATGTATCAAATAAAGAGCTTATTTTAAAAGCAACAGATTTGGAAATCAGCTTGCAATACAGCTGTCAACTTCTAGAAAGTTCTGTAGAAAACGTTCAATTTTTAGTTCCTGGAAAAAAAATCTTTGACGTGGTTAAAGAAATGGCTGGTGATATCGAATGTATTTTTGATGATAATCAGTTAACGTTAAAGGCTGAAAAGAAAATTAACATTTCATTTAATATCAAACGAGCTGAAGAGTTTCCGCCGTTGCCAGAGCGCATTGAAAATCTTATGCAGCTTGATTCTTTGTTTTTATCAAACATGCTGGGAAAAGTATCGTTTTTGATTCCTCAAAATAACGCAACACCATCGCTTAATGGCCTGTTTTTAGAAATATCTTCTAAAGATTTTAAGCTAACAACGACTGATGGACATTGTTTGGCTCAGGTGACATCAGAGAAATACGTTTTAGATAAAGAAAGAAAATGGTTATTGCCACGGCGAGCTATTTTTGAACTTAAAAAAATTCTTGAAAATTCTAATGCACCATCAATCTTTTTAGGCATGTGCGATAATCAATTGGTCTTTTCTGGTGATCGCTTTAATTTCTTCACCAAGTTACTGGCTGATGAGTTTCCAAAATATGAATCGATTTTACAGCATGATTCTTTTACTCCAGCAACTATGAACAAGTCTGATTTGGTTAAAACATTACGCCGATCTGCTTGCTTACTGTCTGGTCAATTTTTAGCAACTAATTTTATGTTTTCTAAAAATAATTTAAAAGTTTCACTGAAGAATTCAGAAATTGGAAATTTGGATGAAATGCTCCCAATCGATAATTTTACATCTGAAAATTTAGAAATGCGTTTTTATTCGCCATATCTTTTGCAGGGATTGCAGTCATTTGACAATGAACAGATTACTTGTTTCTTGAAAAGCAATACGCGTCCAATTATTTTCAAAGCAATAGATGACAGTTGTCATTTAATGTATTTAGTGATGCCTGTTTCTGCAAACAATCCATAA
- a CDS encoding S8/S53 family peptidase: MKKVLLLFLEILYSQSLHSFNFFPENISYCSRQEYESLMQGVQFQNQDDLRIQNISKDFLWHLKIPTVGLLCKNQQNNNQELLLWDLAPKKGHGIKIAVLDTKINSQEKHFDQFSCNQRQKTGNFGNSNKIEPGETIFDYQLAGRKNQNHLTQLMKKNNFFQKTLIKNHGNLTCGIIRQFAPDAVIIPISIMDDDGGTDIKSLRQGLQRAFDMHVDIVHLGLKIADDLCDKHLENKELVTLLQKFSYVVVAAGNDCASMKKVAYLASLPNILFSVGAFDSKYQVCCFSQWQECKGPNFLLPGHRILCQLWIDEIQDYIFVHTSGTSMASAMMTGFLALLLSEFGPVFTREQIEQVIKSCSKKLYDQWDKKVIFGTVDMRKTFITLKSLQQIIKKVSACFYKKKFLKIVDAIKENSDFDNKNVNSFNSYASVSFRKKIDRDLYILVKDSNYLIKENIWKKKSA, encoded by the coding sequence GTGAAAAAAGTACTGTTGTTATTTTTAGAGATTCTATATTCTCAATCGCTTCATTCTTTTAATTTTTTTCCTGAAAATATTTCATATTGCAGTCGACAAGAATATGAATCATTGATGCAAGGTGTACAATTTCAAAATCAAGATGATCTGCGTATTCAAAATATTTCAAAAGATTTTTTGTGGCATTTAAAAATTCCAACAGTTGGACTACTTTGTAAAAATCAACAAAATAATAATCAAGAACTTTTACTCTGGGATTTAGCACCAAAAAAAGGACATGGTATTAAAATTGCAGTGCTCGACACCAAAATTAACAGTCAGGAAAAACATTTTGATCAATTTTCTTGCAATCAACGCCAAAAAACAGGCAACTTTGGAAATTCAAATAAAATTGAACCAGGAGAAACGATTTTTGATTACCAGCTTGCAGGTCGAAAAAATCAAAATCATTTAACTCAATTGATGAAAAAAAATAATTTTTTTCAAAAAACTCTTATAAAAAATCATGGCAACTTAACATGTGGCATTATTAGACAGTTTGCGCCTGACGCTGTTATAATTCCAATATCTATAATGGATGATGATGGGGGCACTGACATAAAAAGTTTACGCCAAGGTTTGCAGCGGGCTTTTGATATGCATGTAGACATTGTGCATCTTGGACTGAAAATAGCGGACGATCTATGTGATAAACATCTAGAAAATAAAGAATTAGTAACATTGCTGCAAAAGTTTTCTTATGTGGTGGTGGCCGCTGGAAATGATTGTGCAAGTATGAAAAAAGTTGCTTATCTTGCAAGTTTGCCTAACATATTATTTTCCGTTGGCGCTTTTGACAGTAAGTATCAAGTTTGCTGCTTTTCTCAATGGCAGGAATGTAAGGGTCCTAATTTTTTACTACCAGGACATCGAATTTTATGTCAGTTATGGATTGATGAAATTCAAGATTATATTTTTGTGCATACATCTGGTACATCAATGGCCTCTGCGATGATGACAGGTTTTTTAGCATTACTTTTATCAGAATTTGGCCCTGTTTTTACGCGTGAGCAGATAGAACAAGTAATTAAAAGTTGCTCAAAAAAATTATATGATCAATGGGATAAAAAAGTTATTTTTGGCACAGTGGATATGCGAAAAACTTTCATAACTTTAAAGTCATTGCAACAGATAATAAAAAAAGTTTCCGCATGTTTTTATAAAAAAAAATTTTTAAAAATTGTTGATGCGATTAAAGAAAATTCCGACTTTGATAATAAAAATGTAAACTCTTTTAACTCTTATGCGTCTGTAAGTTTTCGTAAAAAAATTGACAGAGATCTTTATATCTTGGTAAAAGATAGTAACTATCTGATAAAGGAAAACATTTGGAAAAAAAAATCTGCTTAA
- a CDS encoding ankyrin repeat domain-containing protein, with the protein MKKIILSVLMIYSSLSWCNIEQSLSDALQRNDIESAKKLIVDGADVNVRDSQGNSLLHYAAFFGKVQIVKLLLAAHADVQARNKKGSSSLHMATVSCVGKSFDDEHLESIQLLVAAGAHKYVKNGKRITPIALAWRNCPSAAVLMSLVELGDLL; encoded by the coding sequence ATGAAAAAAATTATATTAAGCGTTTTAATGATTTATTCATCATTATCTTGGTGCAATATTGAACAAAGTTTGAGTGATGCACTACAGCGCAATGATATAGAATCTGCAAAAAAATTAATTGTAGATGGTGCAGATGTAAATGTACGTGATAGTCAGGGTAATTCTCTATTGCACTATGCTGCTTTTTTTGGAAAGGTTCAGATAGTAAAACTTTTGCTTGCCGCTCATGCAGATGTACAAGCAAGAAATAAAAAAGGAAGCAGCTCGCTGCATATGGCTACTGTAAGTTGCGTGGGAAAATCTTTTGATGATGAACATCTTGAAAGTATACAATTATTAGTTGCAGCTGGTGCACATAAATATGTAAAAAATGGAAAAAGAATAACTCCTATCGCTTTAGCTTGGCGCAATTGTCCTTCTGCAGCAGTTCTTATGTCTTTAGTTGAACTAGGTGATTTGTTATAA
- the xerA gene encoding site-specific tyrosine recombinase/integron integrase, with the protein MRNLFQKFLHYLMTERCVANNTVEAYKRDIDQFLTFVEKESLIQTVQELTNQHVKDFLKFLRHNENVGPKSASRKLSALKTFANYLSKYHDLVPFTQGVQFPQLPKRLPKNLTQDQIKSLLLAADEYKTVAGQRNKVMLCLLYACGFRVSELVALKTSDINFEDRCLQVSGKGGKERVVPLPDEIIILLHSYLNQIHSRLLGVGGQDKQTDYLFPVLYGGKIDHMSRQTFWKSLKEIAAKSGLMGSISPHVLRHSLATHLLKRGANLRAIQALLGHSRINTVQIYTHLEMTHLRELYDKYHPRA; encoded by the coding sequence TTGAGGAATTTATTTCAAAAGTTTTTGCATTATTTAATGACTGAACGGTGTGTGGCAAATAATACAGTTGAGGCATACAAACGTGATATTGATCAGTTTTTAACGTTTGTAGAAAAAGAAAGCTTGATACAAACGGTTCAAGAGCTTACCAATCAGCACGTAAAAGATTTTTTAAAGTTTTTGCGGCACAATGAAAACGTTGGGCCAAAAAGTGCTTCGCGAAAACTTTCCGCGCTTAAAACTTTTGCAAATTATTTATCAAAATATCATGATTTGGTGCCGTTTACGCAAGGCGTTCAGTTTCCACAGCTTCCCAAACGTTTACCAAAAAATTTAACCCAAGACCAAATAAAGTCTTTGCTCCTGGCTGCAGACGAGTATAAAACGGTAGCTGGCCAGCGTAACAAAGTGATGCTGTGCTTGTTGTATGCGTGTGGTTTTCGAGTCAGCGAACTTGTAGCCCTTAAAACTTCAGATATTAACTTTGAAGATCGATGTTTGCAGGTATCGGGCAAAGGTGGTAAAGAACGAGTAGTGCCGTTGCCAGATGAAATAATTATATTGTTGCACTCATATCTAAATCAGATTCACTCTCGGTTGCTGGGAGTTGGAGGACAAGATAAGCAAACTGACTATCTATTCCCTGTTCTTTACGGTGGCAAGATAGATCATATGTCGCGTCAGACATTTTGGAAAAGTTTAAAAGAAATAGCTGCTAAGTCTGGGTTGATGGGTTCGATTTCGCCGCATGTGCTACGTCATTCACTTGCGACTCATTTACTGAAACGTGGTGCTAACTTGCGTGCTATTCAAGCTCTTCTTGGTCATTCAAGAATTAATACTGTGCAAATTTACACTCATCTTGAAATGACTCATCTTCGAGAGTTATATGATAAATATCATCCAAGGGCATAA
- the proS gene encoding proline--tRNA ligase — MNKLPDIKTNFPEWYQEVIYAAKLADHAPVRGCIVIRPYGNAIWENIKKILDDRIKETGHENALFPLFIPQSFFAKEAEHVEGFAPELAIVTHAGGKELDEPLVVRPTSETMIHHMFAKWIVSWRDLPLKINQWANVVRWEKRPRAFLRTTEFYWQEGHTAHATEQEALAETLMMLEEYVNLAQNYLAIPVIKGRKTKNEQFPGAQATYTFEGFMLDGKALQMGTSHLLSQSFAHAFDMKFQDKDGAVAYPYLTSWGTTTRLVGAVIASHGDERGLIMPPKIAPIQVVIVPILRKETKDTVVDYVKSLQAQLKAAGISVKVDLDEHTSPGAKFYEWELKGVPLRLEVGPRDMDAGVIVATSRLGKEKETVQAAEIVSWTAAKLESIQNELFKRAQDRYASMWHKADKLSDFIKDLEEHNGIYQVGWCQNVDCELQLKEHAASIRCMIESKELKNCFACGKESLGDVIVGKAY; from the coding sequence ATGAACAAGTTGCCTGATATTAAAACAAATTTTCCAGAATGGTATCAAGAAGTTATTTACGCAGCAAAACTTGCTGATCATGCTCCTGTACGTGGCTGTATTGTAATTCGTCCTTATGGAAACGCAATTTGGGAAAATATTAAAAAAATTCTTGATGATCGTATAAAAGAAACTGGTCATGAAAATGCTTTATTTCCTCTTTTTATTCCGCAATCATTTTTTGCTAAAGAAGCTGAGCACGTTGAAGGATTTGCTCCAGAGCTTGCAATCGTAACACATGCTGGTGGCAAAGAACTTGATGAACCGTTGGTAGTTCGCCCAACATCAGAAACTATGATTCATCATATGTTTGCAAAATGGATAGTTTCATGGCGTGATCTTCCTTTAAAAATTAATCAATGGGCTAATGTAGTTCGTTGGGAAAAACGCCCACGAGCATTTTTAAGAACAACAGAATTCTACTGGCAAGAAGGTCATACGGCTCATGCAACTGAGCAGGAAGCTCTTGCTGAAACGCTTATGATGCTTGAAGAGTATGTGAACCTTGCTCAAAATTATTTAGCTATTCCGGTCATTAAAGGCCGTAAAACAAAAAATGAACAGTTTCCAGGAGCGCAGGCAACATATACCTTTGAAGGATTTATGCTTGATGGTAAAGCTTTGCAGATGGGAACATCTCATTTGCTTTCACAAAGTTTTGCGCATGCTTTTGATATGAAATTTCAAGATAAAGATGGTGCTGTTGCGTATCCATATTTGACCAGCTGGGGTACAACGACAAGACTTGTTGGAGCTGTGATTGCAAGTCATGGCGATGAGCGTGGGCTTATTATGCCTCCTAAAATTGCTCCTATCCAAGTAGTCATTGTTCCAATTTTAAGAAAAGAAACAAAAGACACCGTTGTCGATTACGTTAAAAGTTTGCAAGCACAACTGAAAGCTGCAGGTATCTCTGTCAAAGTTGACCTTGATGAACATACCAGCCCAGGTGCTAAATTCTACGAGTGGGAGCTTAAAGGTGTTCCACTACGTTTAGAAGTTGGACCGCGCGATATGGACGCTGGTGTCATTGTTGCAACGTCACGACTCGGTAAAGAAAAAGAAACAGTGCAAGCAGCAGAAATAGTTTCATGGACTGCGGCAAAACTGGAAAGTATTCAAAATGAACTTTTCAAACGTGCCCAAGATCGCTATGCGAGCATGTGGCATAAGGCCGATAAGCTTTCAGACTTTATAAAAGACCTTGAAGAACATAATGGAATTTACCAAGTTGGTTGGTGCCAAAACGTTGATTGTGAGTTGCAATTGAAAGAACACGCAGCTTCAATTCGTTGCATGATTGAATCTAAAGAACTTAAAAACTGTTTTGCTTGCGGTAAAGAGTCGCTTGGTGATGTTATTGTTGGAAAAGCTTACTAA
- the recF gene encoding DNA replication and repair protein RecF (All proteins in this family for which functions are known are DNA-binding proteins that assist the filamentation of RecA onto DNA for the initiation of recombination or recombinational repair.) has product MFLTKLQLQQFRCFIDTTFSFSSPITLITGNNGAGKTSIIEAIHYLCYFKSFRSHIVTDLLYHEADSFFLRGHFTLEQEPEMSHIIQVGYGNKKKIIKLDQKNVTSFKDTFPYFKVITLTEDDIDLIRGYPAGRRAFADQAVLFSKPEALDTYRDFKHILHSRNALLVQSAFKGLDKLEFDVWSEKLWDSSMKIQQYRQTELKVIEKVVNSLIDQYFDGVYEVEIAYDAKWVTLGESFEDFLRKTAHLTRQELVMKRSMYGAHLDDLIFHIKGKKARMFASRGQQKLVSLLCKLALISISDKHSSLPLILIDDFISDFDKIRLKNLIHFFLSCKNQIIITSPFCDSELESLIAKAHPDVISIG; this is encoded by the coding sequence TTGTTTTTAACAAAGTTGCAGTTACAACAGTTTCGTTGTTTCATTGATACAACGTTTTCTTTTTCGTCTCCCATTACGCTTATTACGGGAAATAATGGTGCCGGAAAAACATCGATAATCGAAGCGATTCATTATTTATGTTATTTCAAATCATTTCGGTCCCATATCGTAACGGATTTGCTGTATCATGAAGCAGACTCCTTTTTTTTAAGAGGACATTTTACGCTTGAACAAGAGCCAGAAATGTCTCATATCATTCAGGTGGGATACGGCAATAAAAAAAAGATTATCAAACTTGACCAAAAAAATGTCACATCATTTAAAGATACATTTCCTTATTTTAAGGTAATTACTTTAACCGAAGATGATATTGATCTGATTAGAGGATATCCAGCTGGCAGAAGGGCATTTGCTGATCAAGCGGTTCTTTTTTCAAAACCAGAAGCTTTAGATACATATCGGGACTTTAAGCATATTTTACATAGTCGCAACGCCTTACTTGTCCAAAGTGCCTTTAAGGGCTTGGACAAGCTAGAATTTGATGTCTGGAGTGAGAAACTATGGGACAGCTCTATGAAAATTCAGCAGTATCGGCAAACTGAGCTAAAAGTTATAGAAAAAGTCGTGAATAGCTTAATTGATCAGTATTTTGATGGGGTATATGAGGTCGAGATTGCATATGACGCAAAATGGGTTACTTTGGGTGAGTCTTTCGAGGACTTTCTAAGGAAAACAGCGCATTTGACTCGACAGGAGCTTGTAATGAAAAGATCAATGTACGGAGCTCATTTGGATGATCTTATTTTTCATATCAAAGGTAAAAAGGCTCGGATGTTTGCTTCTAGAGGGCAACAAAAGCTTGTATCGCTTCTTTGTAAGCTGGCTCTCATATCAATTAGCGATAAGCACTCATCGCTGCCACTTATCTTGATTGATGATTTTATCTCAGATTTTGATAAAATTCGTCTTAAAAATTTAATACATTTCTTCCTGTCATGTAAAAATCAGATAATAATTACCTCACCTTTTTGCGATTCTGAGCTAGAAAGCCTTATTGCAAAGGCCCATCCAGACGTGATATCCATAGGATAA